The following proteins are encoded in a genomic region of Drosophila willistoni isolate 14030-0811.24 chromosome 2L unlocalized genomic scaffold, UCI_dwil_1.1 Seg196, whole genome shotgun sequence:
- the LOC124460021 gene encoding juvenile hormone esterase produces MGCLKGTLFPGYEENTQIEAFMGIPFAQPPVAELRLRNPVPAKPWQGILNATEAGGTCLQTNYFTPNWDIWGQEDCLYLNVYRPKDISDSKQLPVMVYIYSGGFFTGTSHPGLVGPQYLMDTKEVILVSFNYRLGPFGFLSTGDEHMPGNFAFKDQRLALQWVQKHISSFGGDANLVTIFGHSAGGSSSHYHMLSENSKGLFHRSMSLSGCGLGSFMSIEKDPLKKTQQFAEHLEIPNFKDLSNEELANALRQVDAMALLKTADIARIWDVYPLVADLPVLEEPGPEAFFTEDPVQAHLAGRIHQVPWLLGTTSREGEGLTFLFRNLDSDDRLKDFNSKFLDHLAMAINLPEGVSSNVVQDILELYGQPQIKELNNDTFAFLAGIVGDFNFMYPLYMSAKTYTKLDQLSIYNFDYLGEKTFASIFASSRVIEVGSVHLDDTLHTVAMQALTPIFQKDSTDAKVMKRMTNLLVHFAKTGKMDDLNLLPCKEEDFTSQEMCNYFRFGGARETFIEEIDKKLNTRGLELWKKLYLP; encoded by the exons ATGGGTTGCCTGAAAGGGACTCTATTTCCAGGATATGAAGAGAATACACAAATTGAGGCATTCATGGGTATACCATTTGCTCAGCCCCCCGTGGCTGAACTTCGTTTAAGG AATCCAGTGCCTGCAAAACCATGGCAGGGTATACTTAATGCCACTGAAGCTGGAGGAACTTGTTTGCAGACAAATTACTTTACTCCAAATTGGGATATCTGGGGACAAGAAGATTGTCTATACTTGAATGTCTATAGGCCAAAGGATATCAGTGACTCGAAGCAGTTGCCTGTTATGGTTTATATTTATTCGGGAGGCTTCTTCACTGGCACATCGCATCCAGGTCTGGTTGGTCCCCAATATTTAATGGACACCAAAGAGGTTATCTTAGTCTCGTTTAACTATCGACTGGGTCCATTTG GATTCCTAAGCACCGGCGATGAGCATATGCCTGGAAATTTTGCCTTCAAGGATCAACGTTTGGCTCTGCAGTGGGTACAAAAGCATATTTCCTCCTTTGGTGGAGATGCCAATTTGGTGACCATCTTTGGTCACAGTGCCGGAGGAAGTTCCTCTCACTATCATATGTTAAGTGAGAATTCCAAGGGTCTGTTCCATAGATCCATGTCCCTTAGTGGCTGTGGTCTTGGTAGTTTTATGTCAATAGAGAAGGATCCCCTCAAAAAAACTCAACAATTTGCGGAACATCTCGAAATTCCCAACTTCAAGGATCTGTCCAATGAGGAATTAGCTAACGCTTTGCGTCAGGTGGATGCCATGGCTTTACTTAAAACTGCGGATATTGCTAGGATCTGGGACGTTTACCCTCTTGTAGCTGACTTACCAGTTCTAGAGGAACCTGGCCCTGAAGCCTTTTTCACCGAGGATCCTGTTCAGGCTCATTTGGCAGGACGTATTCATCAAGTACCCTGGCTTTTGGGAACCACCTCAAGAGAAGGCGAAGGTCTTACTTTTCTCTTCCGCAATTTAGATTCGGATGACCGCCTCAAGGATTTTAATTCTAAATTTCTGGATCATCTTGCGATGGCCATAAATCTACCAGAAGGCGTGAGTTCAAATGTTGTGCAGGATATATTGGAACTATATGGTCAGCCTCAGATTAAAGAGCTAAACAATGATACCTTTGCATTCCTGGCCGGAATCGTGGGTGACTTTAATTTCATGTATCCCCTGTATATGTCAGCAAAGACCTATACCAAATTGGATCAATTGTCCATTTATAATTTCGATTATCTTGGTGAGAAAACATTTGCATCTATTTTCGCCTCATCTAGAGTAATTGAAGTGGGTTCTGTGCACTTGGATGATACCCTGCATACAGTTGCAATGCAAGCTTTAACGCCAATTTTTCAAAAAGATTCCACAGACGCCAAGGTGATGAAGCGAATGACCAACTTGTTAGTTCACTTTGCCAAAACTGG CAAAATGGACGATTTGAACTTACTACCGTGTAAAGAAGAAGATTTCACTTCCCAAGAGATGTGCAACTATTTTCGTTTTGGTGGTGCAAGAGAAACATTTATAGAAGAAATCGATAAGAAATTGAACACACGAGGTCTTGAGTTATGGAAGAAACTATATCTGCCATAG
- the LOC26529790 gene encoding uncharacterized protein LOC26529790, with protein sequence MFYSPFIIVYLFLCLASNSVSDDDTLTVCAPHSGCFRGTYMTGYQTQQFQAFLGIPYAIPPIGDLRFERPRRMGKLFGTEDASKPKPDCINKNYLSSPPKLYGEEDCLYLNVYRPMPLSKSPLPVMVYIHGGGFIGGSAGPSVSGPEYFMDSQAVILVTVSYRVGVLGFLSTGDKNMPGNFGLKDQNMALKWVQDNINYYGGDQHKVTLFGHGIDGIATHLHLMSNMSAGLFHRVISMSGTAIAPSAINRNPLEQARKVAEFCNIQNANNMSEAELTDALKYVDPDVLVNAGDGFKYWDADPLHIYRPVIESTHQDAFLTAEPELLMEHGNYIKVPWLLGTVPNDGAVRVVKIYENFELRYRFNLQFHELLKNLTEFSGRHTTYYNPNEKIAILREEYLNDTRKLDSQTVDGVLYWMTDRHFNYPLYKTVRYYVRSGDDPIYIYNFNYKGPHSYASIYADAKLSRSYGVVHGDDLLYLFRSPRFFPDFPNHSTEAKLIQSFVDYFVFFARNGRPNFLPHMRNCTRDVFAEGRDGFCDYHEYDHRTGGFDVRVSNQLPSEKLKLWMYLLDEIHLSFEVKMKRLAYLGLRLCLFWTIVSTADLNVCLKDMGCLKGTLLRGYEESKDFEAFMGIPFGQPPIGDLRLKNPLPAMPWQGILDASVARDGCLQRNYFVHDWDVRGEEDCLYLNVYRPKAEKRGSESLPVMVYIHSGGFISGTAYPTVSGPEYLMDTEAIILVTINYRLGPFGFLSTGDEQMPGNFGLKDQRLALQWVQKHISSFGGDSNLVTIFGHSAGGISTHYHLLSENSKNLFQKAMSFSGTAFAAFMRILKDPLKQAQKLAEHLQIKDANILTTQELAKALRQVDAYALLYSGDILKTWDNQPIMNYRPVIEKPSPEAFFTEDPVESHLAGRIQQIPWLLGSTSRAGEGSIFLLRILDIPKWLKEFNDNFVERFALALNLPEGTSPQVVTEILNLYDVQVREFNNETLIRLAEIVGDFNFHYPLYVAAASYASYANLDDNPMSIYSYEYRGAKAFSVYFTQGIEYEVGSVHMDDCLHTLRTPVLIPDFPRDSEDATVMKRMTSLLVEFAKTGIFAKETSLKSCQANSFNMAENQICNYFRFGGVNGAYTENIDDHVDMRAMTIWKKLYL encoded by the exons ATGTTTTATTCACCCTTCATTATTGTTTACCTCTTTCTCTGCTTGGCATCAAACTCAGTGTCCGATGATGATACTTTAACGGTGTGTGCGCCACATAGCGGTTGCTTCAGGGGCACTTACATGACGGGCTATCAAACGCAACAATTTCAAGCCTTTTTGGGGATTCCCTATGCCATACCACCTATAGGAGATCTGAGATTTGAA AGACCTCGAAGAATGGGAAAGCTTTTTGGAACAGAGGATGCCAGTAAACCCAAACCAGATtgcataaacaaaaattatctTTCATCCCCACCAAAACTGTATGGAGAAGAAGATTGTCTCTATTTAAATGTCTACAGACCAATG CCTTTGTCGAAATCGCCTTTGCCTGTCATGGTCTATATACATGGAGGTGGTTTCATTGGTGGATCAGCTGGTCCTTCAGTCAGTGGGCCAGAGTATTTCATGGACTCACAAGCTGTAATCTTGGTCACAGTGTCCTATAGAGTGGGAGTTTTAG GTTTTCTTTCCACTGGTGATAAGAACATGCCTGGCAATTTTGGTCTCAAAGATCAGAACATGGCTTTGAAGTGGGTCCAGGATAATATCAACTACTACGGGGGCGATCAACACAAAGTGACCTTATTTGGTCATGGTATCGATGGAATTGCCACCCATTTGCATTTAATGAGCAACATGTCTGCGGGTCTTTTCCACAGAGTGATTAGCATGAGTGGCACGGCGATTGCTCCATCTGCCATTAACCGAAACCCTCTGGAACAAGCCCGAAAAGTGGCAGAATTTTGCAATAttcaaaatgcaaacaatATGAGTGAAGCAGAACTTACAGACGCCCTTAAATACGTTGATCCAGACGTTTTGGTAAATGCAGGAGATGGCTTTAAATATTGGGATGCAGATCCTTTGCACATCTATCGTCCAGTCATAGAATCAACACACCAGGACGCCTTCTTAACGGCAGAGCCTGAACTGCTTATGGAACATGgaaattatataaaagttCCTTGGCTCTTGGGAACCGTACCCAATGACGGAGCTGTGCGTGTGGTTAAAATTTACGAAAATTTCGAATTGCGTTATAGATTCAATTTGCAATTCCATGAGTTACTAAAGAACTTAACTGAATTTTCAGGTAGACATACTACTTACTATAATCCAAATGAAAAAATAGCGATCCTCAGAGAAGAATACCTTAATGATACACGCAAATTGGATTCCCAAACTGTGGATGGGGTATTATAT TGGATGACGGACAGACATTTCAATTATCCCCTCTATAAAACTGTCAGATATTATGTTCGATCCGGAGATGATcctatctatatatacaacTTCAATTATAAGGGCCCTCATAGTTATGCCTCGATTTATGCTGATGCAAAACTTTCAAGGAGTTATGGAGTCGTTCATGGCGATGATTTGCTCTATTTATTCCGTAGTCCCCGTTTCTTCCCCGATTTTCCAAACCATTCTACGGAAGCCAAGTTGATTCAATCGTTTGttgattattttgttttttttgccagAAACGG AAGACCCAACTTTCTTCCCCACATGCGAAATTGTACACGTGATGTCTTTGCCGAAGGACGCGATGGCTTTTGTGACTATCATGAATATGATCATCGTACAGGTGGTTTTGACGTGAGAGTTAGTAACCAATTACCAAGTGAAAAACTCAAACTATGGATGTATTTGTTGGATGAAAT TCATTTGTCATTTGAAGTGAAGATGAAGCGTTTAGCTTACTTGGGACTGAGACTTTGTCTATTTTGGACCATAGTCTCTACAGCAGATCTCAATGTGTGCCTCAAGGATATGGGTTGCTTAAAAGGAACACTTTTACGTGGCTATGAGGAATCAAAGGACTTTGAGGCATTTATGGGCATACCTTTTGGGCAGCCGCCAATTGGGGATCTCAGACTTAAG AATCCTCTGCCAGCTATGCCCTGGCAGGGAATATTGGATGCCAGTGTGGCAAGAGATGGTTGCCTGCAGAGAAATTATTTTGTCCACGACTGGGATGTACGTGGTGAAGAAGATTGCCTGTATCTGAATGTCTATAGGCCCAAGGCAGAGAAACGTGGCAGCGAATCGTTACCCGTAATGGTTTACATACATTCGGGAGGATTTATAAGTGGCACAGCTTATCCCACAGTTAGTGGACCAGAGTATCTAATGGATACCGAAGCGATTATTTTAGTTACCATTAACTATCGTCTAGGACCTTTTG GCTTCTTAAGCACTGGCGATGAACAAATGCCTGGAAATTTTGGCTTAAAGGATCAACGTTTGGCTCTGCAGTGGGTACAAAAACATATTTCCTCCTTTGGTGGAGATTCCAATTTGGTGACCATCTTTGGTCATAGTGCTGGCGGCATTTCTACCCATTATCACCTGTTGAGTGAGAATTCCAAGAATCTTTTCCAGAAAGCCATGTCCTTTAGTGGCACAGCTTTTGCTGCCTTCATGAGGATTCTAAAGGATCCCCTTAAACAAGCACAAAAATTAGCTGAGCATCTTCAAATAAAAGATGCAAACATTTTAACCACTCAGGAATTGGCTAAGGCTCTGCGCCAAGTGGATGCCTATGCATTGCTTTACAGTGGAGATATCCTTAAGACCTGGGACAATCAGCCCATTATGAATTATCGACCAGTTATAGAGAAGCCCTCGCCCGAAGCCTTTTTTACCGAAGATCCCGTCGAATCGCATTTGGCAGGACGCATTCAACAGATTCCTTGGCTTTTGGGTAGCACTTCAAGAGCTGGCGAAGGCTCCATATTTCTTCTAAGGATATTGGATATACCCAAATGGTTAAAAGAATTCAATGATAACTTTGTGGAGCGTTTTGCTCTTGCCTTAAATCTACCCGAAGGTACATCTCCACAAGTGGTAACAGAAATACTCAATTTATATGACGTTCAAGTTCGAGAATTCAACAATGAGACACTCATTCGTCTGGCCGAAATAGTGGGTGACTTCAATTTCCATTACCCCCTCTATGTGGCGGCTGCTTCATATGCTTCGTATGCCAATTTGGATGACAATCCCATGTCTATCTATAGTTATGAATACCGTGGAGCGAAAGCCTTCTCCGTCTACTTTACCCAAGGCATTGAGTATGAAGTTGGTTCCGTACACATGGATGATTGCCTGCACACACTCCGTACGCCAGTTTTGATTCCGGACTTTCCCAGAGATTCGGAAGATGCTACAGTAATGAAACGCATGACATCTCTGCTAGTGGAATTTGCCAAGACTGG CATATTTGCCAAGGAAACATCTTTAAAATCATGTCAGGCTAATTCTTTTAACATGGCTGAAAACCAAATTTGCAACTATTTTCGTTTTGGTGGTGTAAATGGAGCTTACACTGAGAATATTGATGATCATGTCGATATGAGAGCCATGACAATATGGAAAAAGTTGTATCTATAA
- the LOC6640534 gene encoding juvenile hormone esterase, which translates to MFKSRLTVVYLGLCLASITVCVLGQLPEDDELVACAAYSGCFKGTYMEGFQSQQFLAFMGIPYAIPPLGDLRFGSPRRAGRNPDTVDATKPKPDCIRKEYLSAQPVISGDEDCLYLNVYRPMPLSEELLPVMVYIHGGGFIGGSAGPSVSGPEYFMDSQAVVLVTVSYRVGVLGYLSTGDENMPGNYGLKDQLLALKWVRDNIHGFGGDYDEVTLFGHGIDGVATHLHLLNRNSAGLFRKVISMSGTANVPIAINRKPLEQARKVAELCGIDNADTINTVELTDALKTVDLETLINAEDGFKYFGADPLYVFRPVIEENVQGAFLIEEPVDAIEYGHYQKVPWLLGTVETEGALRTININENPYLRDQLNSNFSNILKQLVEFPSQFNEQQKNDRTELLIKQYLNEIHALGPQTIYGFLNIMTDRHFKHPLYTAVRDYVRSGENRVLMYNFNYKGPVSYASVYAKANPSRDYGVVHGDDLIYLFRSPRFFPDFSKDSKEAKLITQFVAYFVEFARNGAIHNQPALSPCSANIFGNPPDGFCEYHSFENDDGENGFKVVVKDQFHTNRVQYWLYLLE; encoded by the exons ATGTTTAAATCACGTTTAACCGTTGTTTACCTCGGTCTTTGCCTGGCGTCGATCACAGTGTGTGTCCTTGGACAGCTTCCAGAGGATGATGAATTAGTGGCATGTGCCGCATATAGCGGTTGCTTCAAGGGCACTTATATGGAAGGCTTTCAATCGCAACAATTTCTAGCCTTTATGGGCATTCCTTATGCCATACCACCCTTGGGAGATCTGAGATTTGGT AGCCCACGAAGGGCGGGAAGGAATCCCGACACAGTTGATGCCACTAAGCCAAAACCGGATTGCATACGCAAAGAGTATCTCTCAGCACAACCAGTAATATCCGGAGATGAAGATTGTCTCTATTTGAATGTCTACAGACCAATG CCTTTGTCGGAAGAGCTTTTGCCTGTCATGGTCTATATACATGGAGGTGGTTTCATTGGTGGATCAGCTGGTCCTTCAGTCAGTGGGCCAGAGTATTTTATGGACTCACAAGCTGTAGTCTTGGTCACAGTGTCCTATAGAGTGGGAGTTTTAG GTTACCTTTCCACTGGTGATGAGAACATGCCTGGTAATTATGGCCTCAAAGATCAGCTTTTGGCATTGAAGTGGGTCAGAGATAATATTCACGGTTTTGGAGGCGATTACGACGAAGTGACCTTATTTGGTCACGGTATAGACGGTGTTGCCACCCATTTGCATTTATTAAATCGAAATTCTGCGGGTCTTTTCCGCAAAGTGATTAGTATGAGTGGCACGGCGAATGTTCCAATTGCCATTAACCGAAAACCACTGGAACAAGCCCGAAAAGTTGCAGAACTTTGTGGAATCGATAATGCCGACACTATAAATACAGTTGAGCTTACAGACGCCCTAAAAACAGTTGATTTAGAAACTTTAATTAATGCAGAAGATGGCTTTAAATATTTTGGGGCAGATCCTTTGTACGTTTTTCGTCCGGTTATAGAAGAAAACGTGCAGGGCGCCTTTTTAATCGAAGAACCTGTAGACGCTATAGAATACGGACACTATCAAAAAGTGCCATGGCTCTTGGGAACCGTAGAAACAGAGGGCGCTCTGCGTACAATCAACATCAACGAGAATCCCTACTTGCGTGATCAACTTAATTCGAATTTCTCTAATATATTGAAGCAGTTAGTCGAATTTCCAAGTCAGTTTaatgaacaacaaaaaaatgatagAACAGAACTTCTTATAAAACAATATTTGAATGAAATTCATGCATTGGGACCCCAAACAATATATGGATTTTTAAAT ataatGACTGACAGACATTTCAAGCATCCCCTCTACACAGCCGTTAGAGATTATGTTCGATCTGGAGAAAATCGTGTCCTTATGTATAACTTCAATTATAAAGGCCCTGTTAGTTACGCCTCAGTTTACGCCAAGGCAAATCCCTCTAGAGATTATGGAGTTGTTCATGGCGatgatttgatttatttattccGTAGTCCCCGTTTCTTCCCCGATTTTAGCAAAGATTCTAAAGAAGCCAAGTTGATTACACAGTTTGTTGCATATTTCGTTGAGTTTGCCAGAAACGG AGCAATCCACAATCAGCCTGCTTTGAGTCCTTGCTCAGCTAACATCTTCGGCAATCCACCCGATGGCTTCTGTGAATATCATTCCTTCGAAAATGATGATGGTGAAAATGGTTTTAAAGTTGTTGTTAAAGACCAATTTCACACTAATAGAGTTCAATACTGGTTATATTTATTGGAGTAA
- the LOC6640104 gene encoding uncharacterized protein LOC6640104, with amino-acid sequence MFKSHLPVFYLCVCLVILTAFGRRNRPRDEDPLLVCPQTVGCIKGTYMDGYQTQTFHAFMGIPYAKPPLGPLRFKSPQKKPKWNDIYDATNLKAVCIKKLVIPAPVIQGEEDCLYLNVYRPSLYSPDLLPVMVYIHGGGFFSGSYSPLTSGAQYFMDSESVILVTVSYRLGPLGFLSTGDDHMLGNFGLKDQNLALKWVRENIFDFGGDSQMVTLFGHGFGGIASHLHLLSPMSRGLVHRVISMSGTANAPHAMNKNPLAQARRTAELCGIPNAYTISTAELTEALRNVDAETLVNTEDGVKFWYGDPFSAYRPVVELKRTDAFLTDDPEVIMKECHYPKIPWLLGTVPNEGAVRVANIIENATLFDAFNAQFDYILEDLLEWPSRFTKEQKEQKTKMVVDRYLNGDHKLTKSRQAAFMDIITDRNFKHPLYKAVRLFTETNNPIENRYFMYNFNYKGPISYFSVFSYANTSKNYGVVHGDDLLYLFQRHLAFPEFNRRSYEAKVIESLVKYFVNFAKFGFPADFPQLRFCTLQVLDEWPIEICDYHEFVDSSSDPNKFTVRKSSRYRKKEYKFWMELLEEYMLRLNLLFYFCLCHVFVAASVRSKRRSEDELLVCPTSVGCIRGILLDRYQTGKFEAYMGIPYALPPLGILRFRSPIKMVKLPFEIDGTDAKADCIQKNHLLPNPVIEGQEDCLYLNVYRPVRRHELLPVMVYIHGGGFFSGSAGPAMTGPEYFMDTETVILVTMSYRLGALGFLSTGDINMPGNYGLKDQELALKWVRDNIAYFDGDRNRVTLFGHGAGAVATHLHLLNPYSKHLFHSVITMSGTANVPFGITKNPSAQARQTAELCGIPHAESISLAELTEALREIDVITLINASDGLKEWDVYPLINYRPVVEPPGILESIVSADPEKLIREAKYEKRPWLLGTVPQEGAVRFVNILENTRLLNEFNNRFNYLFEQMMEWPNRFTPSERKDKTESVVVEYLEGVYFLNNGTKQGFMDSITDRGFKHPLYQTIKKYATSKNAERIRQYVYSFKYKGPKSYASLYNQANVTGKYGVVHSDDLLYLFRSPILFPDFDKQSDDAKVIKSFVNLFVNFAKFGHPVDVPKTEVCSLQVLNSRPIGICDYIEFVNSNSDPDGFRVQKNSEYPTEKIKSWQVILEEAP; translated from the exons ATGTTCAAGTCACATTTGCCTGTGTTTTACCTTTGTGTCTGCCTGGTGATCCTTACAGCGTTTGGCAGGCGCAATCGTCCGAGAGACGAAGATCCTTTGTTAGTGTGTCCGCAAACTGTCGGTTGCATCAAGGGCACTTATATGGATGGTTATCAAACGCAAACATTTCACGCATTCATGGGAATCCCCTATGCCAAGCCACCTTTAGGGCCACTAAGATTCAAG AGCCCtcaaaagaaaccaaaatgGAATGATATTTATGATGCTACTAATCTCAAAGCAGTATGCATAAAAAAACTTGTGATACCCGCTCCAGTAATACAAGGAGAAGAGGATTGTCTTTATTTAAATGTCTACAGACCATCG CTGTATTCGCCAGATCTTTTACCCGTAATGGTCTATATCCATGGCGGTGGTTTCTTTAGTGGATCATATTCTCCCCTAACCTCTGGAGCGCAGTATTTTATGGATAGCGAATCGGTAATCTTGGTAACAGTCAGTTATAGATTGGGACCTTTGG gttttttgtCCACTGGAGATGACCATATGCTTGGTAATTTTGGGCTAAAAGATCAGAATTTGGCATTAAAGTGGGTTCGCGAGAATATATTCGATTTTGGTGGCGACAGTCAGATGGTAACCTTATTCGGTCATGGATTTGGCGGCATTGCCAGCCATTTGCATTTATTGAGTCCGATGTCAAGGGGACTTGTCCATAGAGTGATTAGCATGAGTGGCACAGCGAATGCTCCTCATGCCATGAACAAAAATCCACTGGCACAAGCTCGTAGAACTGCGGAATTGTGTGGAATTCCAAATGCATACACTATAAGTACGGCCGAGCTCACTGAGGCACTTAGAAACGTTGATGCAGAAACATTAGTCAATACAGAAGATGGTGTTAAATTTTGGTATGGAGATCCATTTTCCGCTTACCGTCCAGTAGTAGAGCTTAAAAGAACGGACGCCTTTCTAACAGATGATCCAGAAGTGATTATGAAAGAATGTCACTATCCAAAAATACCTTGGCTTCTGGGAACCGTCCCCAATGAGGGAGCCGTGCGTGTTGCCAATATTATTGAAAATGCCACATTATTCGATGCGTTCAATGCGCAATTCGATTATATACTTGAAGATTTATTGGAGTGGCCCAGTCGGTTTACTAAAGAGCAGAAAGAGCAGAAGACAAAGATGGTCGTAGATAGATACTTAAATGGTGATCATAAACTAACAAAAAGCCGTCAAGCAGCCTTTATGGAT ATAATCACCgacagaaattttaaacatCCTCTCTATAAAGCCGTCAGATTGTTTACTGAAACAAATAATCCCATAGAAAATCGTTACTTTATGTACAATTTCAACTACAAAGGTCCTATTAGTTATTTCTCGGTTTTTAGCTATGCAAATACGTCCAAAAATTATGGAGTCGTTCATGGCGATGATTTGCTTTATCTGTTTCAAAGACATCTCGCATTTCCCGAATTTAATAGAAGGTCCTATGAGGCCAAGGTAATCGAATCGCTTGTGAAGTATTTCGTAAATTTTGCCAAATTCGG GTTTCCAGCCGATTTTCCGCAACTTAGATTTTGCACCCTACAAGTTTTAGACGAATGGCCTATAGAAATTTGTGATTATCATGAATTTGTGGACAGTTCTTCGGATCCAAATAAATTTACAGTTCGAAAAAGTTCCCGCTATCGAAAAAAGGAATATAAATTTTGGATGGAATTATTAGAAGAATAT ATGCTACgattaaatttacttttttacttttgtctGTGTCATGTGTTTGTGGCAGCGTCAGTTAGATCCAAGCGTCGATCCGAGGACGAGCTTTTGGTGTGCCCGACAAGTGTTGGTTGCATCAGGGGCATTCTTTTGGATCGTTATCAAACGGGAAAATTTGAGGCATACATGGGCATACCCTATGCATTGCCACCTTTAGGAATACTAAGATTCCGA AGCCCCATTAAGATGGTCAAACTTCCTTTTGAAATTGATGGTACTGATGCCAAAGCAGATTGCATTCAAAAGAATCATCTTTTACCTAACCCAGTAATAGAAGGGCAAGAGGATTGCCTTTATTTAAATGTCTACAGACCAGTG CGACGTCATGAACTCTTACCCGTAATGGTTTATATACATGGCGGTGGTTTCTTTAGCGGGTCGGCTGGTCCAGCAATGACTGGACCAGAGTATTTCATGGATACAGAGACGGTAATTTTGGTCACAATGTCTTATAGATTGGGAGCTTTGG GTTTTCTCTCTACTGGAGACATCAATATGCCTGGTAATTACGGTCTCAAAGATCAGGAATTGGCATTAAAATGGGTCCGAGATAACATAGCCTATTTCGATGGGGATCGGAATAGGGTGACCTTATTCGGTCATGGTGCTGGTGCCGTTGCCACACATTTGCATTTATTGAATCCGTACTCTAAGCATCTTTTTCATAGCGTTATTACTATGAGTGGCACGGCTAATGTTCCTTTTGGCATTACCAAGAATCCTTCGGCACAAGCACGACAAACTGCAGAACTGTGTGGAATCCCACATGCAGAATCTATAAGTCTAGCAGAGCTTACCGAGGCCCTCAGGGAAATCGATGTAATAACATTAATCAATGCCAGTGACGGCCTTAAAGAATGGGATGTATATCCTTTGATCAACTACCGCCCGGTCGTAGAACCTCCGGGAATCTTAGAGTCAATCGTTAGCGCTGATCCAGAAAAGCTAATAAGAGAAGCGAAATATGAAAAACGACCTTGGCTTCTGGGAACTGTCCCCCAAGAAGGTGCTGTGCGATTTGTCAACATTTTGGAAAATACCAGATTACTTAATGAGTTCAATAACCgtttcaattatttatttgaacAAATGATGGAGTGGCCCAACCGGTTCACTCCAAGTGAGAGAAAGGACAAAACAGAATCAGTTGTAGTCGAATACTTAGAGGGagtttattttctaaacaatggAACAAAACAGGGTTTTATGGAC TCGATCACCGACAGAGGTTTCAAACATCCTCTCTATCAAACCATCAAAAAATATGCTACAAGCAAGAATGCAGAGAGAATTCGTCAATACGTATACAGCTTCAAATATAAGGGTCCTAAGAGTTATGCCTCCCTTTATAACCAAGCAAATGTGACCGGAAAATATGGAGTTGTTCATTCCGATGATTTGCTATATTTGTTTCGTAGTCCTATTTTATTTCCCGACTTTGATAAGCAGTCCGATGACGCAAAGGTGATCAAATCGTTTGTGAATTTATTCGTAAATTTTGCCAAATTTGG ACATCCTGTCGACGTCCCAAAGACCGAAGTTTGCTCCTTACAAGTTTTAAATTCACGACCCATTGGTATTTGTGATTATATTGAATTCGTGAATAGTAATTCGGATCCAGATGGATTTAGAGTACAGAAAAATTCAGAATATCCAACcgagaaaataaaatcatgGCAAGTGATTTTAGAGGAAGCACCATAA